A genome region from Deinococcus seoulensis includes the following:
- a CDS encoding HAD family hydrolase — translation MTDSASHPQSTQSHAQPDLAGRHVAFDWGGVFTVGTFDGRSTQNVADRSGVPVERVRDSYFRHVRQLEVGAWTLAQFWTVMQEEAGIPMPYEDFEELYLGSIVDNPPMYATLAALPQGVRVGLLSNNYPVVSDHLRRDPRFGRFHQPVFSNELGHKKPSPESFAALEQAMGVPAAQVAFVDDVQENIDAANAAGFHGILYSHEAHAAFEQALEAWLNG, via the coding sequence ATGACCGATTCAGCCTCCCACCCGCAGTCCACGCAGTCTCACGCTCAACCTGACCTTGCCGGACGGCACGTCGCGTTCGACTGGGGCGGCGTGTTCACGGTCGGCACCTTCGACGGCCGCAGCACCCAGAACGTCGCGGACCGCAGCGGCGTGCCGGTCGAGCGGGTGCGTGACAGTTACTTCCGGCACGTGCGGCAGCTGGAGGTCGGCGCCTGGACGTTGGCGCAGTTCTGGACAGTCATGCAGGAGGAGGCAGGGATTCCCATGCCGTACGAGGATTTCGAGGAACTGTACCTGGGCAGCATCGTGGACAACCCGCCCATGTACGCCACGCTGGCCGCGCTGCCGCAGGGCGTGCGGGTGGGCCTGCTGAGCAACAACTACCCGGTCGTCAGCGATCACCTGCGCCGCGACCCCCGGTTCGGGCGTTTTCACCAGCCGGTGTTCAGTAACGAACTGGGCCACAAGAAACCCTCGCCGGAATCCTTCGCGGCGCTGGAGCAGGCCATGGGCGTGCCCGCCGCGCAGGTGGCGTTCGTGGACGACGTGCAGGAGAACATCGACGCCGCCAATGCCGCCGGGTTCCACGGCATCCTGTACAGCCACGAGGCGCATGCGGCCTTCGAGCAGGCCCTTGAGGCGTGGTTGAACGGCTGA
- the aceA gene encoding isocitrate lyase has protein sequence MTTTPRTPAEILEKTWQTEERWQGIKRNYGAEEVVRLRGSLPIEHTLAKHGANKLWRLMKDEPFVNALGALTGNQAMQQVKAGLKAIYLSGWQVAGDANNAGQMYPDQSLYPASSVPDVVKRINNTLRRADQIQTSEGKNDIDYFAPIVADAEAGFGGPLNAFELMKAMIEAGAAGVHFEDQLASEKKCGHLGGKVLVPTSQFIRTLNAARLAADVSGVPTVLIARTDADAANLLTSDIDDNDRPFCTGERTPEGFYYVKPGIEQAISRALAYAPYADVIWCETSVPNLEDARRFAEAVHEKFPGKLLAYNCSPSFNWKKNLDDETIAKYQVELGKMGYKFQFITLAGFHSLNMSMFDLAYGYARNQMTAFVELQEREFAAQERGFTAVKHQREVGTGYFDQVAQAAGGGQSSTTALAGSTEAQQFGKELAGAHD, from the coding sequence ATGACCACCACCCCCCGCACGCCCGCCGAGATCCTGGAAAAAACCTGGCAGACCGAGGAACGCTGGCAGGGCATCAAACGCAACTACGGCGCCGAGGAAGTCGTGCGGCTGCGCGGCAGCCTGCCCATCGAGCACACCCTCGCCAAGCACGGCGCGAACAAACTCTGGCGCCTGATGAAAGACGAACCCTTCGTCAACGCGCTCGGCGCCCTGACCGGCAACCAGGCCATGCAGCAGGTCAAGGCCGGCCTGAAAGCCATCTACCTGAGCGGCTGGCAGGTCGCCGGTGACGCCAACAACGCCGGGCAGATGTACCCCGACCAGAGCCTGTACCCCGCCTCCAGCGTGCCCGACGTCGTCAAGCGCATCAACAACACCCTGCGCCGCGCCGACCAGATCCAGACCAGCGAAGGCAAGAACGACATCGACTACTTCGCGCCCATCGTCGCGGACGCCGAGGCCGGATTCGGCGGCCCCCTGAACGCCTTCGAACTCATGAAGGCCATGATCGAGGCGGGCGCCGCCGGGGTGCACTTCGAGGACCAGCTGGCCAGCGAGAAGAAATGCGGTCACCTGGGCGGCAAGGTCCTCGTGCCCACCAGCCAGTTCATCCGCACCCTGAACGCCGCGCGCCTCGCCGCCGACGTCAGCGGCGTGCCCACCGTCCTGATCGCCCGCACCGACGCCGACGCCGCCAACCTGCTCACCAGCGACATCGACGACAACGACCGCCCCTTCTGCACGGGCGAACGCACCCCCGAAGGCTTCTACTACGTCAAGCCCGGCATCGAGCAGGCCATCAGCCGCGCCCTGGCCTACGCCCCCTACGCCGACGTCATCTGGTGCGAGACCAGCGTCCCCAACCTCGAAGACGCCCGCCGGTTCGCCGAGGCCGTCCACGAGAAGTTCCCCGGCAAGCTGCTGGCCTACAACTGCTCGCCCAGCTTCAACTGGAAGAAGAACCTCGACGACGAAACCATCGCCAAGTACCAGGTCGAACTGGGCAAGATGGGCTACAAGTTCCAGTTCATCACCCTGGCCGGGTTCCACAGCCTGAACATGAGCATGTTCGACCTCGCCTACGGCTACGCCCGCAACCAGATGACCGCCTTCGTGGAACTCCAGGAACGCGAATTCGCCGCCCAGGAACGAGGCTTCACCGCCGTCAAGCACCAGCGCGAGGTCGGCACCGGGTACTTCGACCAGGTCGCCCAGGCCGCCGGGGGCGGGCAGAGCAGCACCACCGCCCTGGCCGGCAGCACCGAAGCGCAGCAGTTCGGCAAGGAACTCGCCGGAGCGCACGACTGA